The DNA sequence ACCGGCTGCATACGCGCAAGCTCATCGCCTTGCCCGGCGTCCGGCAGGCGCGGACCTTTTTTGTGATCAAGGAGGTCAAGTCGAACGCCCCGCTGAAGTTCTGAACTCCGGCAGAGCGGGGTCACTGCGATGTAAACATGTCCTTGTAAGTCTCGCGCAGGACATTCTTCTGGACCTTGCCCATGGTGTTGCGCGGCAGGCTGTCGATCATCACCAGACGGCGCGGATGCTTGAACCGCGCGAGCGGGCCCTTGATCCGTTCCATGATGCTGTCGACGTCCGGGTCCTGACCTTTTTGCGCCACCAGAACGCCCAGCACGGTTTCACCGAAATCGGGATGTGGCACGCCGATCACCGCGCTTTCCAGCACGCCTTCCTGTTCGTCCAGTACCAGCTCCACCTCCTTGGGGTAGATGTTGTACCCGCCCGAGATGATCAGGTCCTTGCCGCGTCCCACGATGCTGACGTAGCCGTCCGCGTCGATCGTGCCCAGGTCGCCGGTGATGAAAAACCCGTCGTCGCGCAGTTCGGCGGCGGTCTTTTCAGGCATCTGCCAATAGCCCTTGAACACGTTCGGCCCGCGCACTTCGATCACGCCGACCTCGCCCTGCGGCAGGGGGGTGCCGGTTTCCGGATCGGTGATCTTCAGCTCGACCCCCGGCAGCGGAAAGCCGACGGTCCCCGCGCGGCGTTCGCCGTCATAGGGGTTCGAGGTGTTCATGTTGGTCTCGGTCATGCCGTAGCGTTCCAGAATGCGCTGGCCGGTGCGCGCTTCGAACTGCACGTGGGTTTCCGCAAGCAGGGGCGCCGAGCCCGAGATGAACAGACGCATATGCGCCGCCGCGTCCCGGGTAAAGCGCGCGTCGTCGAGCAGGCGGGTATAGAACGTCGGCACACCCATCATCGTCGTGGCCTCCGGCATCCGGTCCAGGATGCGATCCAGGTCGAACCCGGACAGGAAGATCATGCTGCCCCCGGCCACCAGCGTCACGTTGGTGGCGACGAACAGGCCATGCGTATGGAAAATCGGCAGGGCGTGCAGCAGCACGTCATCCGCGGTGAATTGCCATTCCTGAACCAGCGTCCGGGCATTCGACAGAAGGTTGGTCTGGGTCAGCATCGCGCCCTTGGACCGGCCTGTCGTGCCGGACGTGTACAGAAAGGCCGCCAGGTCGTCTTCGCTGCGGGGCACGGTGTCGAACTGTTGCGGTGCCTGCGCGGCCTTTTCCGTCAGCGATCCGCTGCCGTCGGCATTCAGCGTCTCGATCCGGGCACCCAGCCGGGTCGCCACCGGGGCCAGGTCCTGCTCTCTGGCGCTATCTGTCACCACCAGGGCGGCACCGCTGTTGTCGATGAAATAGGTCAGCTCGTCGGTCGTATAGGCGGTGTTCAACGGCAGGAACACCAGCCCCGCCTGCGCACAGGCGGCACAGAGCGCCAGCGCCTGCGGCGATTTCGCGACCTGCACGGCCACCCGGTCGTCCGGCGACAGGCCCAGCCCGGTCAGCACATGGGCCATCTGCGCGG is a window from the Sulfitobacter sp. THAF37 genome containing:
- a CDS encoding malonyl-CoA synthase; this translates as MGNPLYDTLYGANAGRDAPFLHLADGSKVTYADFLAEAAQMAHVLTGLGLSPDDRVAVQVAKSPQALALCAACAQAGLVFLPLNTAYTTDELTYFIDNSGAALVVTDSAREQDLAPVATRLGARIETLNADGSGSLTEKAAQAPQQFDTVPRSEDDLAAFLYTSGTTGRSKGAMLTQTNLLSNARTLVQEWQFTADDVLLHALPIFHTHGLFVATNVTLVAGGSMIFLSGFDLDRILDRMPEATTMMGVPTFYTRLLDDARFTRDAAAHMRLFISGSAPLLAETHVQFEARTGQRILERYGMTETNMNTSNPYDGERRAGTVGFPLPGVELKITDPETGTPLPQGEVGVIEVRGPNVFKGYWQMPEKTAAELRDDGFFITGDLGTIDADGYVSIVGRGKDLIISGGYNIYPKEVELVLDEQEGVLESAVIGVPHPDFGETVLGVLVAQKGQDPDVDSIMERIKGPLARFKHPRRLVMIDSLPRNTMGKVQKNVLRETYKDMFTSQ